From one Trifolium pratense cultivar HEN17-A07 linkage group LG1, ARS_RC_1.1, whole genome shotgun sequence genomic stretch:
- the LOC123881537 gene encoding DExH-box ATP-dependent RNA helicase DExH1 isoform X2: MSTDIERKVGNLLNSSQSTGTAAASLPSVSTDQGHKQSVTTIKSDSLQKTDTSKENLSVALKERQKLLQASDSSKEMKSFREKLPAFKMKSEFLKAVRENQVLVVSGETGCGKTTQLPQFILEEEISHLRGADCNIICTQPRRVSAISVAARISAERGETLGKTVGYHIRLEAKRSAETRLLFCTTGVLLRQLVQDPELTGVSHLLVDEIHERGMNEDFLIIILRDLLPRRPDLRLILMSATINADLFSKYFANAPTMHIPGFTFPVAEHFLEDVLEKTRYSIKSECDNFEGNSRRKRKQQDSKKDPVTEMFEDLDVDTHYKNYSLGVRKSLEAWSGSEIDLGLVEATIEYICRNEGGGAILVFLNGWDEISKLLEKLEGNNLLGNRSKFLILPIHGSMPTIDQCEIFDRPPPNKRKIVLATNIAESSITIDDVVYVIDCGKAKETSYDALNKLACLLPSWISKASARQRRGRAGRVQPGVCYRLYPKLIHDAMLEYQLPEILRTPLQELCLHIKSLQLGTVASFLGKALQPPDPLAVQNAIELLKTIGALDDMEELTPLGRHLCTVPLDPNIGKMLLMGSIFQCLSPALTIAAALAYRNPFVLPINRKEEADAAKRSFAGDSCSDHIALLKAFEGWKEAKSKGSEKEFCWENFLSPVTLRLIDNMRTQFLNLLSDIGFVDKSRGVHAYNQYSHDLEMVCAILCAGLYPNVVQCKRRGKRTAFYTKEVGKVDIHPSSVNARIHLFPLPYLVYSEKVKTAGIYIRDSTNISDYALLLFGGNLDPSKNGEGIEMLGGYLHFSASKSVIELIKKLRGELDKLLNRKIEEPGFDISGEGNGVVAAAVELLHNQVMR, from the exons ATGTCCACAGACATAGAGAGGAAAGTAGGAAATCTTTTAAATAGCTCACAGTCAACGGGGACAGCAGCTGCCAGTTTGCCTTCTGTTTCAACTGATCAGGGACATAAACAATCAGTGACTACTATAAAATCTGATTCTTTACAGAAGACTGATACTTCAAAGGAGAACCTCAGTGTTGCACTCAAGGAAAGACAGAAACTGTTGCAG GCAAGTGATAGTTCGAAGGAAATGAAATCATTTAGGGAGAAGCTTCCCGCATTTAAGATGAAGTCTGAGTTTCTGAAAGCTGTTCGAGAAAATCAG GTATTGGTAGTTTCGGGAGAGACAGGCTGTGGCAAAACAACACAACTGCCACAATTCATTCTGGAAGAAGAAATATCACATTTGCGTGGGGCTGACTGCAACATAATTTGTACTCAGCCTCGTCGTGTATCGGCAATTTCTGTTGCAGCTCGTATATCTGCTGAAAGGGGTGAAACTCTTGGCAAAACTGTTGGATACCACATCCGTCTTGAAGCAAAACGTTCTGCAGAAACACGCCTTCTTTTCTGCACCACTGGTGTATTACTTCGGCAGCTG GTCCAAGATCCAGAGTTGACTGGTGTTAGTCATTTGCTGGTGGATGAAATTCATGAAAGAGGTATGAATGAAGACTTCCTAATTATAATTTTACGTGACCTTCTTCCTCGGCGTCCAGATTTGCGCCTCATTCTAATGAGTGCAACAATCAATGCTGATTTGTTCTCCAAATACTTTGCAAATGCCCCAACAATGCACATACCG GGATTTACTTTCCCTGTGGCGGAGCACTTCCTAGAAGATGTATTGGAGAAAACTAGATATAGCATCAAGTCAGAGTGTGACAATTTTGAGGGGAATTCAAGGAGAAAAAGGAAACAACAAGATTCTAAGAAGGATCCTGTGACTGAAATGTTTGAG GACCTTGATGTAGATACTCACTACAAAAATTACAGCTTGGGTGTTAGAAAGTCTCTTGAAGCTTGGTCAGGCTCAGAAATTGATTTGGGTCTG GTAGAAGCGacaattgaatatatatgtCGGAATGAAGGTGGTGGAGCTATTCTTGTATTTCTTAATGGATGGGATGAAATATCTAAGCTACTTGAGAAACTTGAAGGAAATAACTTACTTGGAAACCGTAGCAAGTTCCTAATCCTACCAATACATGGTTCAATGCCTACCATTGACCAATGTGAAATATTTGACCGCCCTCCCCCTAACAAAAG GAAAATTGTGCTAGCGACAAATATTGCTGAGAGTAGCATCACCATAGATGATGTTGTGTATGTCATAGACTGTGGTAAAGCAAAGGAAACCAGCTATGATGCTCTAAATAAGCTTGCCTGCTTGTTGCCGTCATGGATTTCAAAGGCTTCAGCACGTCAG AGACGTGGTCGTGCTGGTCGAGTACAACCTGGAGTTTGTTATAGATTGTATCCAAAATTGATTCACGATGCTATGCTGGAGTATCAGTTACCTGAAATTCTCCGAACACCTTTGCAAGAGCTGTGCTTGCACATTAAAAGCTTGCAGCTGGGAACTGTGGCATCATTTTTAGGAAAGGCACTTCAGCCTCCAGATCCTCTTGCTGTTCAAAATGCTATAGAACTTCTAAAGACAATTGGGGCATTAGATGACATGGAGGAGCTTACTCCACTGG GTCGGCATCTTTGTACTGTACCTTTGGACCCAAATATAGGGAAGATGCTTCTCATGGGCTCTATCTTTCAGTGCCTCAGTCCTGCCTTAACTATTGCTGCTGCTCTTGCTTACCGCAACCCATTTGTCCTACCTATAAACAGAAAAGAGGAAGCTGATGCTGCAAAAAGATCTTTTGCTGGTGACTCTTGCAG TGATCATATTGCCCTTCTTAAAGCTTTTGAAGGATGGAAGGAAGCAAAAAGTAAGGGGAGTGAAAAGGAATTCTGTTGGGAAAACTTCCTGTCCCCAGTGACCTTGCGGTTGATCGATAATATGAGAACACAATTTCTCAATTTATTATCTGACATTGGATTTGTTGACAAGTCGAGGGGTGTCCAT GCTTACAACCAGTACAGTCATGATTTGGAGATGGTTTGTGCAATTCTTTGTGCTGGGCTGTACCCTAATGTTGTGCAGTgcaaaagaagaggaaaacGGACAGCATTCTACACTAAAGAAGTTGGGAAGGTTGACATCCATCCCTCTTCTGTTAATGCTAGGATTCATCTCTTCCCTCTGCCCTACTTGGTATATAGCGAAAAAGTTAAAACAGCCGGTATCTATATTAGAGATTCTACAAACATTTCAGATTATGCGCTACTTCTATTTGGTGGTAATCTCGACCCTAGCAAAAATGGTGAGGGCATTGAGATGCTTGGAGGTTACCTTCATTTCTCTGCTTCCAAGAGTGTCATTGAGTTGATAAAG AAATTACGTGGGGAGCTTGACAAGCTTCTAAACAGAAAAATTGAAGAACCGGGTTTTGACATTTCTGGTGAAGGAAATggtgttgttgctgctgctgttgaATTGCTTCATAATCAAGTCATGCgataa
- the LOC123881552 gene encoding CCR4-NOT transcription complex subunit 9-like yields MANLPPQSPSMKKDESNSSVCSSSTDSTRMMYAKSLVIELSNPDLRENALTVLSKMTDLFQELAPVLWNSFGIIATFLQEIISIYPAISTPDLTPQQSARVCNVLALLQCVASHPETKISFLKANIPIYLYPYLRTTNNSAPYEDLRLASLGVIAATVKVKTREAIGFLLASEVMPLCLQSIEVGKELSKTVATFIVEKILSDHVGMAYVCVIPERYHAVTRALDMLASAQNQPSSRLVKLLVSCYSYLSEKQVMFLPKTIPPPS; encoded by the exons ATGGCGAATCTCCCCCCTCAATCACCCTCTATGAAGAAAGATGAATCGAATTCCAGTGTATGTTCCTCCAGCACTGATTCCACCAGGATGATGTACGCAAAAAGTCTTGTAATTGAATTGAGCAATCCCGATCTACGAGAAAATGCTCTTACTGTGCTCTCCAAG atgaCAGATTTATTTCAAGAACTCGCGCCAGTATTGTGGAATTCTTTTGGTATTATTGCAACATTTTTACAG gaaataatttcaatatatcCTGCAATTTCAACTCCAGATCTTACTCCACAACAATCAGCTCGAGTATGCAATGTACTTGCCCTACTTCAG TGTGTGGCATCCCACCCTGAGACAAAGATATCATTTCTGAAAG CTAACATTCCTATATATTTGTATCCCTATCTTCGCACAACAAACAATTCGGCACCGTATGAGGATTTGAGACTTGCTAGTCTTGGCGTCATTGCTGCAACAGTGAAG GTTAAGACCAGAGAAGCCATAGGTTTCCTTCTGGCAAGTGAAGTCATGCCGCTGTGCCTCCAAAGTATTGAAGTTGGCAAAGAACTGTCAAAAACA GTTGCAACATTTATTGTTGAGAAAATTCTGTCAGATCATGTTGGTATGGCTTATGTTTGTGTTATACCAGAACGCTATCATGCAGTAACCCGAGCTTTGGACATGTTGGCAAGTGCTCAGAATCAACCTTCATCGCGGCTTGTGAAGCTTTTGGTTTCGTGTTATAGTTATCTCTCGGAAAAACAAGTAATGTTTTTGCCGAAAACAATTCCACCACCATCTTAA
- the LOC123881537 gene encoding DExH-box ATP-dependent RNA helicase DExH1 isoform X1, which yields MLHCLFRPNNFHSHHHTPNFLLSIPKITASLMSDRPNYQRGGHSGTSSSPNRGGGRGRGRGRGGGGRGEQRWWDPVWRAERLRQQQAEKEVLDENEWWDKLGKMKSGEEQEMVIKRNFSIGDQQTLADMAYQHQLYFHAYNKGKTLVVSKVPLPDYRADLDERHGSTQKEIKMSTDIERKVGNLLNSSQSTGTAAASLPSVSTDQGHKQSVTTIKSDSLQKTDTSKENLSVALKERQKLLQASDSSKEMKSFREKLPAFKMKSEFLKAVRENQVLVVSGETGCGKTTQLPQFILEEEISHLRGADCNIICTQPRRVSAISVAARISAERGETLGKTVGYHIRLEAKRSAETRLLFCTTGVLLRQLVQDPELTGVSHLLVDEIHERGMNEDFLIIILRDLLPRRPDLRLILMSATINADLFSKYFANAPTMHIPGFTFPVAEHFLEDVLEKTRYSIKSECDNFEGNSRRKRKQQDSKKDPVTEMFEDLDVDTHYKNYSLGVRKSLEAWSGSEIDLGLVEATIEYICRNEGGGAILVFLNGWDEISKLLEKLEGNNLLGNRSKFLILPIHGSMPTIDQCEIFDRPPPNKRKIVLATNIAESSITIDDVVYVIDCGKAKETSYDALNKLACLLPSWISKASARQRRGRAGRVQPGVCYRLYPKLIHDAMLEYQLPEILRTPLQELCLHIKSLQLGTVASFLGKALQPPDPLAVQNAIELLKTIGALDDMEELTPLGRHLCTVPLDPNIGKMLLMGSIFQCLSPALTIAAALAYRNPFVLPINRKEEADAAKRSFAGDSCSDHIALLKAFEGWKEAKSKGSEKEFCWENFLSPVTLRLIDNMRTQFLNLLSDIGFVDKSRGVHAYNQYSHDLEMVCAILCAGLYPNVVQCKRRGKRTAFYTKEVGKVDIHPSSVNARIHLFPLPYLVYSEKVKTAGIYIRDSTNISDYALLLFGGNLDPSKNGEGIEMLGGYLHFSASKSVIELIKKLRGELDKLLNRKIEEPGFDISGEGNGVVAAAVELLHNQVMR from the exons ATGCTTCACTGCCTTTTCCGCCCTAACAACTTTCATTCCCATCATCACACACCCAACTTTCTCCTCTCCATCCCTAAAATCACCGCTTCCCTCATGTCCGACCGCCCTAACTACCAACGCGGAGGTCACAGCGGAACCTCCTCATCTCCCAACCGCGGTGGAGGCCGAGGCCGCGGCCGAGGCCGAGGCGGTGGAGGACGCGGTGAACAAAGATGGTGGGATCCTGTTTGGCGTGCTGAGCGTCTTAGACAACAACAAGCAGAG AAGGAGGTGCTTGATGAGAATGAATGGTGGGATAAGTTAGGGAAGATGAAAAGTGGAGAGGAACAGGAGATGGTTATAAAGCGTAACTTCAGTATTGGAGATCAACAAACCCTAGCTGATATGGCTTATCAACATCAACTTTATTT CCATGCATATAATAAGGGGAAGACTCTTGTTGTTAGCAAGGTTCCTTTGCCTGATTACCGTGCAGACCTTGATGAGCGTCATGGATCAACCCAGAAGGAG ATTAAAATGTCCACAGACATAGAGAGGAAAGTAGGAAATCTTTTAAATAGCTCACAGTCAACGGGGACAGCAGCTGCCAGTTTGCCTTCTGTTTCAACTGATCAGGGACATAAACAATCAGTGACTACTATAAAATCTGATTCTTTACAGAAGACTGATACTTCAAAGGAGAACCTCAGTGTTGCACTCAAGGAAAGACAGAAACTGTTGCAG GCAAGTGATAGTTCGAAGGAAATGAAATCATTTAGGGAGAAGCTTCCCGCATTTAAGATGAAGTCTGAGTTTCTGAAAGCTGTTCGAGAAAATCAG GTATTGGTAGTTTCGGGAGAGACAGGCTGTGGCAAAACAACACAACTGCCACAATTCATTCTGGAAGAAGAAATATCACATTTGCGTGGGGCTGACTGCAACATAATTTGTACTCAGCCTCGTCGTGTATCGGCAATTTCTGTTGCAGCTCGTATATCTGCTGAAAGGGGTGAAACTCTTGGCAAAACTGTTGGATACCACATCCGTCTTGAAGCAAAACGTTCTGCAGAAACACGCCTTCTTTTCTGCACCACTGGTGTATTACTTCGGCAGCTG GTCCAAGATCCAGAGTTGACTGGTGTTAGTCATTTGCTGGTGGATGAAATTCATGAAAGAGGTATGAATGAAGACTTCCTAATTATAATTTTACGTGACCTTCTTCCTCGGCGTCCAGATTTGCGCCTCATTCTAATGAGTGCAACAATCAATGCTGATTTGTTCTCCAAATACTTTGCAAATGCCCCAACAATGCACATACCG GGATTTACTTTCCCTGTGGCGGAGCACTTCCTAGAAGATGTATTGGAGAAAACTAGATATAGCATCAAGTCAGAGTGTGACAATTTTGAGGGGAATTCAAGGAGAAAAAGGAAACAACAAGATTCTAAGAAGGATCCTGTGACTGAAATGTTTGAG GACCTTGATGTAGATACTCACTACAAAAATTACAGCTTGGGTGTTAGAAAGTCTCTTGAAGCTTGGTCAGGCTCAGAAATTGATTTGGGTCTG GTAGAAGCGacaattgaatatatatgtCGGAATGAAGGTGGTGGAGCTATTCTTGTATTTCTTAATGGATGGGATGAAATATCTAAGCTACTTGAGAAACTTGAAGGAAATAACTTACTTGGAAACCGTAGCAAGTTCCTAATCCTACCAATACATGGTTCAATGCCTACCATTGACCAATGTGAAATATTTGACCGCCCTCCCCCTAACAAAAG GAAAATTGTGCTAGCGACAAATATTGCTGAGAGTAGCATCACCATAGATGATGTTGTGTATGTCATAGACTGTGGTAAAGCAAAGGAAACCAGCTATGATGCTCTAAATAAGCTTGCCTGCTTGTTGCCGTCATGGATTTCAAAGGCTTCAGCACGTCAG AGACGTGGTCGTGCTGGTCGAGTACAACCTGGAGTTTGTTATAGATTGTATCCAAAATTGATTCACGATGCTATGCTGGAGTATCAGTTACCTGAAATTCTCCGAACACCTTTGCAAGAGCTGTGCTTGCACATTAAAAGCTTGCAGCTGGGAACTGTGGCATCATTTTTAGGAAAGGCACTTCAGCCTCCAGATCCTCTTGCTGTTCAAAATGCTATAGAACTTCTAAAGACAATTGGGGCATTAGATGACATGGAGGAGCTTACTCCACTGG GTCGGCATCTTTGTACTGTACCTTTGGACCCAAATATAGGGAAGATGCTTCTCATGGGCTCTATCTTTCAGTGCCTCAGTCCTGCCTTAACTATTGCTGCTGCTCTTGCTTACCGCAACCCATTTGTCCTACCTATAAACAGAAAAGAGGAAGCTGATGCTGCAAAAAGATCTTTTGCTGGTGACTCTTGCAG TGATCATATTGCCCTTCTTAAAGCTTTTGAAGGATGGAAGGAAGCAAAAAGTAAGGGGAGTGAAAAGGAATTCTGTTGGGAAAACTTCCTGTCCCCAGTGACCTTGCGGTTGATCGATAATATGAGAACACAATTTCTCAATTTATTATCTGACATTGGATTTGTTGACAAGTCGAGGGGTGTCCAT GCTTACAACCAGTACAGTCATGATTTGGAGATGGTTTGTGCAATTCTTTGTGCTGGGCTGTACCCTAATGTTGTGCAGTgcaaaagaagaggaaaacGGACAGCATTCTACACTAAAGAAGTTGGGAAGGTTGACATCCATCCCTCTTCTGTTAATGCTAGGATTCATCTCTTCCCTCTGCCCTACTTGGTATATAGCGAAAAAGTTAAAACAGCCGGTATCTATATTAGAGATTCTACAAACATTTCAGATTATGCGCTACTTCTATTTGGTGGTAATCTCGACCCTAGCAAAAATGGTGAGGGCATTGAGATGCTTGGAGGTTACCTTCATTTCTCTGCTTCCAAGAGTGTCATTGAGTTGATAAAG AAATTACGTGGGGAGCTTGACAAGCTTCTAAACAGAAAAATTGAAGAACCGGGTTTTGACATTTCTGGTGAAGGAAATggtgttgttgctgctgctgttgaATTGCTTCATAATCAAGTCATGCgataa